The Gymnodinialimonas sp. 57CJ19 genome includes a window with the following:
- the glgC gene encoding glucose-1-phosphate adenylyltransferase gives METKRLTQRSMVFVLAGGRGSRLKELTDRRVKPAVPFGGKARIIDFALSNALNSGIRKMAIATQYKAHSLIRHLQRGWNFFRAERNEFLDILPASQRTGTDAWYAGTADAVTQNIDIVDDYDVDYVIILAGDHIYKMDYEIMLREHVENGADVTVGCLTVPREEASAFGVMATDDTGRITSFLEKPADPPAMPDDPDSSLASMGIYVFKWSFLRNLLEVDALDPNSTHDFGHDLIPEIVKNGKAMSHRYDRSCVRAEGAPVYWKDVGTVDAFWEAHIDLTNFTPDLDLWDKNWPIWTYSESVPPAKFIHDERDRRGVAISSMVAGGCIISGTEVRNSCLFTNVHTNSYAVLDHAVVLPNVVVERSARLRHVVIDTGVTIPEGLVVGEDRAEDAKWFRVTDRGITLITQEMLDKRAEALETA, from the coding sequence ATGGAAACTAAACGACTGACACAGCGCTCTATGGTGTTTGTACTGGCAGGAGGCCGAGGGAGCCGCCTGAAAGAGTTAACGGACCGCCGCGTGAAACCTGCCGTGCCCTTTGGCGGCAAGGCGCGGATCATCGACTTCGCCCTGTCCAACGCGCTTAACTCCGGCATTCGGAAGATGGCGATTGCCACCCAATACAAGGCCCACAGCCTGATCCGGCACCTGCAACGGGGTTGGAACTTCTTCCGGGCAGAGCGGAACGAATTCCTCGACATTCTGCCCGCCTCGCAACGCACCGGCACCGACGCCTGGTATGCGGGCACGGCGGATGCGGTCACGCAGAACATTGATATCGTTGACGATTACGACGTCGATTATGTCATCATCCTTGCGGGCGATCACATCTACAAAATGGATTACGAGATCATGCTGCGCGAGCATGTGGAAAACGGTGCCGACGTCACCGTGGGCTGCCTGACGGTCCCGCGCGAGGAAGCCTCGGCCTTTGGCGTGATGGCAACGGATGACACGGGGCGCATCACCTCGTTCCTTGAAAAACCCGCCGATCCCCCGGCGATGCCCGATGATCCGGACAGCTCTTTGGCCTCTATGGGGATTTACGTCTTCAAGTGGTCTTTCCTGCGCAACCTGCTGGAAGTCGACGCGCTGGACCCCAACTCGACCCACGACTTCGGCCACGATCTGATCCCCGAGATCGTCAAAAACGGCAAAGCCATGTCGCACCGCTACGACCGGAGCTGTGTTCGCGCCGAGGGCGCGCCGGTTTACTGGAAAGATGTCGGCACCGTCGATGCCTTCTGGGAGGCCCATATCGACCTGACCAACTTCACCCCCGATCTGGATTTGTGGGACAAGAACTGGCCGATCTGGACCTATTCCGAAAGCGTGCCGCCGGCAAAATTCATCCACGACGAGCGCGACAGACGCGGCGTGGCGATTTCGTCCATGGTGGCGGGGGGCTGCATCATCTCGGGCACCGAGGTGCGCAATTCCTGCCTGTTCACCAACGTCCACACCAACTCTTACGCCGTGCTCGACCATGCGGTTGTCTTGCCCAACGTGGTGGTGGAACGCTCTGCCCGGCTGCGCCACGTGGTAATTGATACAGGCGTCACGATCCCCGAGGGCCTTGTGGTGGGCGAAGATCGGGCCGAGGACGCCAAGTGGTTCCGGGTGACGGACCGCGGCATTACGCTGATTACGCAAGAAATGCTCGATAAACGGGCGGAAGCCTTGGAAACAGCATAG
- the glgB gene encoding 1,4-alpha-glucan branching protein GlgB — translation MISDFDAYLLGEGTHRQLWRVLGAHVGPKGTHFAVWAPNARAVSVIGDFNDWDPSRAPMAQGKANGVWEVVVEGAGNGSLYKFHVIDAHGATRLKADPVGFGAQHPPEQASVVRDIDGYGWRDGEWMKTRADAADRHAPVSIYEVHLGSWRRKYDDGGRPLSYKELAEDLVNYVKYMGFTHIELMPVSEFPFDGSWGYQPVGLYAPTIRFGPPHEFRDFVDAAHAAGLGVLLDWVPGHFPTDEHGLATFDGTHLYEHADPKEGFHQDWNTLIYNYGRTEVRNFLVSNALYWMEEYHLDGLRVDAVASMLYRDYSREEGQWVPNHEGGRENFEAIAFLQEMNVAVYGADASVMTVAEESTSFPGVSQPVHTGGLGFGYKWNMGWMNDTLSYMEMDPIYRQHHHDEMTRPIMWQFTENFILPISHDEVVHGKGSMLEKMPGSEWEKFANLRAYYGYMWMHPGKKLMFMGCEFAQPEEWSHDGDLNWDAASQPAHGGVQTLVRDLNKLYRETPALHVGDCVPEGFSWISNDPSQSTLGFVRYGNKGDAPVVVMCNFTPIERLDFRIGVPSDGVWEEVLNTDAEIYGGGNRGNLGAVTAQATPCDGHGQSVTLTLPPLSTVVLRLKS, via the coding sequence ATGATTTCCGACTTCGACGCATACCTTTTGGGCGAAGGCACGCACCGACAGTTGTGGCGGGTTCTGGGGGCTCATGTCGGCCCCAAGGGCACGCATTTCGCCGTTTGGGCGCCCAACGCACGTGCCGTTTCGGTGATTGGGGATTTCAACGATTGGGACCCGTCCCGTGCCCCCATGGCCCAAGGCAAGGCGAATGGCGTTTGGGAAGTCGTGGTCGAGGGCGCGGGCAACGGTTCGCTTTACAAGTTCCATGTGATCGATGCTCATGGCGCAACCCGCCTGAAGGCGGACCCGGTGGGATTCGGGGCGCAACATCCGCCCGAGCAAGCCTCGGTCGTGCGTGACATTGACGGCTATGGCTGGCGCGATGGCGAATGGATGAAGACCCGCGCCGATGCCGCGGACCGCCATGCGCCCGTGTCGATCTACGAGGTTCACCTTGGGTCCTGGCGGCGCAAGTATGACGATGGCGGCAGGCCCCTGTCGTACAAAGAGCTAGCCGAAGATCTGGTCAACTACGTCAAATACATGGGCTTCACCCATATCGAGCTGATGCCGGTGTCGGAGTTTCCCTTCGATGGGTCTTGGGGCTATCAGCCCGTGGGCCTTTACGCGCCCACCATCCGTTTCGGCCCGCCCCACGAGTTCCGTGACTTCGTGGATGCTGCGCACGCGGCGGGTTTGGGCGTGTTGCTCGATTGGGTGCCGGGACATTTCCCCACCGATGAACACGGGCTGGCGACCTTCGACGGCACTCATCTGTACGAGCACGCCGATCCGAAAGAGGGGTTCCACCAGGATTGGAACACGCTGATCTACAACTATGGCCGCACCGAAGTGCGTAACTTCCTAGTCTCTAACGCCCTGTATTGGATGGAGGAATACCATCTGGACGGGCTGCGTGTGGATGCCGTGGCCTCCATGCTCTACCGCGATTATTCCCGTGAGGAAGGCCAATGGGTGCCCAACCATGAGGGCGGGCGAGAGAACTTTGAAGCCATCGCCTTTCTGCAAGAGATGAACGTCGCCGTTTACGGTGCCGATGCCAGCGTGATGACAGTGGCCGAGGAAAGCACCTCGTTTCCCGGTGTGTCGCAACCCGTGCATACGGGGGGGCTGGGGTTCGGCTACAAATGGAACATGGGGTGGATGAACGACACGCTGTCGTACATGGAGATGGACCCGATCTATCGCCAACATCACCACGATGAAATGACCCGCCCGATCATGTGGCAATTCACCGAGAATTTCATCCTGCCAATCAGCCATGACGAAGTGGTGCACGGCAAAGGCTCGATGCTGGAAAAGATGCCCGGCTCCGAGTGGGAGAAGTTCGCTAATCTGCGCGCCTACTACGGCTATATGTGGATGCATCCGGGCAAGAAACTGATGTTCATGGGGTGCGAATTTGCGCAGCCCGAAGAATGGAGCCACGATGGCGACCTGAACTGGGATGCCGCCAGCCAACCGGCCCACGGCGGCGTGCAGACGCTGGTGCGCGACCTCAATAAACTCTACCGCGAGACCCCTGCCCTGCATGTGGGGGACTGTGTGCCGGAAGGCTTTTCCTGGATATCCAACGACCCGTCGCAATCGACTCTTGGGTTTGTGCGCTACGGCAACAAGGGCGACGCGCCCGTTGTGGTAATGTGCAACTTCACCCCGATTGAACGGTTGGACTTTCGTATCGGCGTGCCAAGCGACGGCGTGTGGGAGGAAGTGCTCAACACCGACGCCGAGATCTACGGCGGCGGCAATCGCGGCAATCTGGGTGCTGTGACGGCGCAAGCCACGCCCTGCGACGGACACGGGCAGTCTGTCACGCTGACGCTGCCGCCGCTATCAACGGTCGTCTTGCGGCTCAAAAGCTAA
- a CDS encoding alpha-glucosidase — protein sequence MAEWWRDAVIYQIYPRSYQDGTGNGIGDLAGITRRLPHVAELGADCIWQSPIFQSPQADMGYDVSDYLAVDPLFGTLEDFDRLIDVAHSLGLKVITDQVLSHTSDQHDWFKASRKDRTNDKADWYVWADPLPDGAPPTNWHSHFGGPAWEFDPQRGQYYLHNFLASQPDLNFHNPDVQDAILATAKFWLDRGLDGFRLDTVNYYVHDAKLRSNPPAQAKPQVMATDLYGMQDNIYNKTRPENVAFLERLRALTDQYEDIMMVGEVGEMGHRSIEIMGEYTKGRDRLHMAYSFAMLGPDFTAEHFRNCIEGFQQGAPDGHPYWSLSNHDVPRHVTRWAEYATSDDAMARFACAMLMAFEGTIGIYQGEELGQLETEMEFHELTDPPAIRYWPGVKGRDGCRTPMVWEADAPNAGFSTGQPWLPVKAPQAARAVDQQGEGSVLAFYKDTIAFRKSSDALSHGTTEFLNLPEPILGFRRVGAQVLTCLFNLSPEPVTLHVGDSAQLSGPFAASLDGTTLTLPGNGFAYVTDAKEVSAL from the coding sequence ATGGCCGAATGGTGGCGCGACGCGGTAATTTATCAAATCTATCCGCGGTCTTATCAGGATGGTACCGGCAACGGCATTGGCGATCTGGCGGGCATTACGCGGCGCTTGCCCCATGTGGCAGAGCTTGGCGCTGACTGCATTTGGCAGTCGCCGATTTTTCAAAGCCCGCAGGCGGATATGGGCTATGACGTGTCCGATTATCTGGCCGTTGACCCGCTTTTCGGCACGCTTGAAGACTTTGACCGGCTGATCGACGTCGCCCACAGCCTTGGCCTGAAGGTCATCACGGACCAAGTCTTGTCCCATACTTCAGACCAGCACGATTGGTTCAAAGCCTCTCGCAAGGACCGCACCAACGATAAGGCAGATTGGTACGTTTGGGCCGATCCGTTGCCCGATGGCGCCCCGCCCACCAACTGGCACAGCCATTTCGGCGGGCCCGCTTGGGAATTCGACCCGCAGCGGGGGCAGTATTACCTGCACAACTTCCTTGCCTCGCAGCCCGATCTGAACTTCCACAACCCGGATGTGCAAGATGCGATCCTTGCGACGGCCAAGTTCTGGCTGGATCGCGGGCTTGATGGCTTCCGGCTCGATACGGTCAACTACTACGTTCACGACGCCAAGCTCCGCTCCAACCCGCCCGCACAGGCGAAACCTCAGGTCATGGCGACCGACCTCTACGGGATGCAGGACAACATCTATAACAAGACCCGGCCTGAGAACGTCGCCTTCCTGGAACGTCTACGTGCCCTGACGGACCAATATGAAGATATCATGATGGTGGGCGAAGTGGGCGAGATGGGCCACCGCTCGATCGAGATCATGGGCGAATATACCAAAGGCCGCGACCGCCTGCATATGGCTTACAGCTTTGCCATGCTCGGCCCTGATTTTACCGCTGAACACTTCCGCAACTGCATCGAGGGCTTCCAGCAGGGCGCGCCCGATGGGCATCCCTATTGGTCCTTATCCAACCACGATGTGCCGCGCCATGTTACCCGTTGGGCGGAGTATGCCACCAGTGACGATGCCATGGCCCGCTTTGCCTGCGCCATGTTGATGGCGTTTGAGGGCACGATTGGCATCTACCAGGGCGAGGAATTGGGCCAGCTGGAAACCGAAATGGAATTCCACGAGCTGACCGACCCGCCCGCCATCCGCTACTGGCCCGGTGTCAAAGGCCGCGATGGCTGCCGGACTCCAATGGTATGGGAAGCGGACGCGCCCAACGCGGGTTTCTCGACCGGGCAACCTTGGTTGCCGGTAAAAGCGCCTCAGGCCGCGCGGGCCGTCGATCAGCAGGGAGAGGGCAGCGTGTTGGCCTTCTACAAGGACACCATCGCGTTCCGCAAATCCAGCGACGCGCTCAGCCACGGCACGACCGAGTTCCTGAACCTGCCCGAGCCGATCCTCGGCTTCCGGCGCGTGGGGGCGCAGGTGCTGACCTGCCTGTTCAACCTCTCGCCCGAGCCGGTGACGTTGCACGTGGGCGACTCAGCGCAGCTGTCCGGCCCCTTTGCGGCCAGCTTGGACGGCACAACCCTGACGCTGCCCGGCAACGGCTTTGCCTATGTCACAGATGCAAAAGAGGTGTCAGCGCTTTAA
- the recJ gene encoding single-stranded-DNA-specific exonuclease RecJ: MSSFLGVETSLTGRRWVGPSDETERLTQTLIQRADIEPAVAAILARRGVQPDEVTSFLAPALRDLLPDPMSLKDMEPAAERLVAAAQNNERIAIFADYDVDGGSSAALLIWWLRALGRQATLYIPDRIDEGYGPNDEAMAALARDHDLIICVDCGTLSHGPIAAAKGADVMVLDHHLATAELPDCVAVVNPNRQDEDGASGHLCAAGVVFLVLVDANRRMRAAGVQGPDLMGLLDLVALATVADVAPLIGVNRALVVQGLKVMARRQRPGLVALADVGRLDRAPTSYHLGFVLGPRVNAGGRIGAADLGARCLSTDSMAEAEKIAAQLDSLNTDRREIEQRVREAALAQAEARGLEAPLVWAAEDGWHPGVVGIVASRLKDHTRRPAIVIGFDGDDGKGSGRSVAGVDLGASIQKLAAEGLIQKGGGHKMAAGLSLSRAQLEPAMERLTELLAKQGAGTGGPGDLRLDGTLMPSAATPELIEKIEAAGPYGAGAPAPRFALPALRIRHTRPVGESHLKLTLTDGGPVTLDAICFDAVRSGLDELQAHQGRAVHVAGRVELNHWQGRTRVQLRLDDAAWAPE, from the coding sequence ATGAGCAGCTTTCTGGGTGTAGAGACTTCCCTGACGGGACGCCGGTGGGTTGGCCCCTCGGACGAAACCGAACGGCTGACCCAAACGCTGATCCAACGGGCCGATATAGAGCCTGCCGTGGCCGCGATTCTGGCCCGGCGCGGCGTGCAACCCGATGAGGTCACAAGTTTCCTCGCCCCTGCCCTGCGCGATCTGCTGCCCGATCCGATGAGCCTGAAGGATATGGAGCCCGCCGCCGAAAGGCTGGTGGCCGCCGCCCAGAACAATGAGCGCATTGCGATTTTCGCCGATTACGACGTGGACGGCGGGTCTTCCGCCGCCCTGCTGATCTGGTGGCTGCGTGCCTTGGGGCGGCAGGCAACGCTGTACATCCCCGACCGGATTGATGAGGGCTACGGCCCCAATGATGAGGCCATGGCCGCGCTGGCCCGTGACCATGATCTGATTATCTGCGTCGATTGCGGGACGCTGTCCCACGGGCCGATTGCGGCTGCCAAGGGCGCGGATGTGATGGTTCTGGACCACCATCTGGCCACCGCAGAGCTGCCCGATTGCGTTGCCGTGGTGAACCCCAACAGGCAGGACGAGGATGGGGCCAGCGGGCACCTGTGCGCAGCGGGCGTGGTCTTTCTGGTGCTGGTGGATGCCAACCGCCGGATGCGGGCGGCGGGGGTGCAAGGCCCTGATCTTATGGGGCTTCTGGACCTCGTGGCTCTGGCGACCGTGGCTGATGTCGCCCCGCTGATCGGGGTGAACCGGGCGCTTGTGGTGCAGGGCCTGAAGGTGATGGCGCGGCGGCAACGCCCTGGTCTTGTGGCGCTGGCCGATGTGGGGCGGCTGGACCGTGCGCCGACGTCGTACCACCTGGGCTTCGTGCTTGGCCCCCGCGTAAACGCAGGTGGGCGCATCGGCGCGGCGGACTTGGGCGCGCGGTGCCTGTCCACCGATAGCATGGCCGAAGCCGAGAAGATCGCGGCGCAGCTCGATAGCCTCAACACGGACCGGCGTGAGATTGAACAACGGGTGCGCGAAGCGGCGCTGGCGCAGGCCGAGGCCCGCGGCCTGGAAGCACCGCTGGTATGGGCCGCCGAGGATGGCTGGCACCCCGGCGTCGTGGGCATCGTCGCCAGCCGCCTGAAAGACCACACCCGGCGGCCAGCGATCGTGATCGGCTTTGACGGCGACGATGGCAAAGGCTCGGGCCGTTCTGTCGCGGGGGTGGACCTTGGCGCGTCGATCCAGAAGCTCGCCGCCGAGGGGCTGATCCAGAAGGGCGGCGGTCACAAGATGGCCGCGGGCCTCTCACTGAGTCGCGCTCAGCTGGAACCGGCGATGGAGCGGCTGACAGAATTGCTCGCCAAACAGGGCGCAGGCACCGGCGGGCCCGGTGATCTGCGACTAGATGGCACGTTAATGCCTTCGGCCGCGACGCCCGAGTTGATCGAAAAAATCGAAGCCGCAGGCCCCTATGGCGCCGGCGCTCCGGCCCCGCGATTCGCCCTGCCCGCCCTGCGTATCCGCCACACACGCCCGGTCGGAGAGAGCCATCTGAAGTTGACCCTGACCGACGGCGGCCCTGTAACCCTTGACGCAATCTGCTTTGATGCGGTGCGTTCCGGCCTTGATGAATTGCAAGCCCACCAAGGCCGCGCGGTCCATGTGGCGGGCCGCGTAGAGCTAAATCATTGGCAGGGTCGGACCCGTGTTCAGCTGCGTCTGGACGACGCTGCATGGGCGCCGGAATGA
- a CDS encoding cysteine hydrolase family protein, with protein MASALILIDIQRGFDSPVWGARNNPEAEDNAARLLAAWRKASVPICHVRHLSTTPGSPLVGQGAEFMAKVAPERDEPVFEKSVNSAFIGTDLEQHLTHSSIGDVVICGLTTPHCVSTTTRMAANLGFGVRLAHDACASFAGNSDTGWAEGMAALSPQVIHDTAISHLHGEFARAMTTDAILLEGP; from the coding sequence ATGGCCTCTGCGCTGATTCTGATCGACATCCAGCGGGGCTTTGACAGCCCCGTCTGGGGGGCGCGTAACAACCCCGAGGCCGAAGATAACGCCGCCCGCCTGCTGGCCGCGTGGCGCAAGGCCTCGGTCCCGATCTGCCACGTGCGCCACCTGAGCACGACGCCGGGAAGCCCTCTGGTGGGCCAAGGGGCGGAATTCATGGCGAAAGTTGCGCCCGAGCGCGACGAACCGGTGTTTGAGAAATCCGTTAACTCTGCCTTCATCGGGACCGACCTGGAACAGCACCTGACCCATTCCTCCATCGGGGATGTGGTGATTTGCGGGCTGACCACGCCCCATTGCGTTTCAACCACGACGCGCATGGCCGCCAATCTTGGGTTTGGCGTGCGGCTGGCCCATGACGCCTGCGCATCCTTCGCGGGCAATTCCGATACCGGATGGGCCGAGGGTATGGCCGCGCTGTCGCCGCAGGTGATCCACGACACCGCGATCAGCCACTTGCACGGCGAATTTGCCCGTGCGATGACCACGGACGCCATTTTATTGGAAGGTCCATGA
- the glpX gene encoding class II fructose-bisphosphatase, whose translation MPKTDFNDRMLSLGLARVSEAAAIASALWIGRGDEKAADQAAVNAMREQLNRLDIKGVVVIGEGERDEAPMLFIGEEVGSGTGPDVDIALDPLEGTTLTAKDMPNALTVIAMGPRGSMLHAPDVYMEKLAIGPGYPENIVSLDQTPAERVRLLAAAKQCTTADITVCVLDRPRHEDMIAELRDTGAAIRLITDGDVAGVIHCAEAEETGIDMYMGLGGAPEGVLAAAALKCMGGQMWGRLVFRNDDEKGRAAKAGITDLNRIYSRDDMVTEDVIFAATGVTDGSILSGIKREPGHLTTETILMRSKTGSVRRMSYRNPRS comes from the coding sequence ATGCCCAAAACTGATTTCAACGACCGTATGCTTTCTTTGGGCCTTGCCCGTGTGTCAGAGGCGGCGGCGATTGCCTCGGCGCTTTGGATCGGGCGTGGCGACGAAAAGGCCGCAGACCAAGCCGCCGTGAACGCGATGCGCGAACAGCTCAACAGGTTAGACATCAAAGGCGTCGTCGTCATCGGTGAGGGCGAGCGGGACGAGGCCCCCATGCTGTTCATCGGCGAGGAAGTCGGCAGCGGCACCGGCCCCGACGTGGACATCGCGCTGGACCCGCTGGAAGGCACGACGCTAACCGCGAAAGACATGCCAAACGCCCTGACGGTGATCGCCATGGGGCCGCGCGGCTCCATGCTGCACGCGCCTGATGTATATATGGAAAAGCTGGCCATCGGGCCGGGTTACCCTGAAAACATCGTATCGCTGGACCAAACCCCGGCCGAGCGGGTGCGCCTTCTCGCGGCCGCCAAACAATGCACAACGGCGGATATCACCGTCTGCGTCCTGGACCGCCCGCGCCACGAAGACATGATCGCAGAGTTGCGTGATACTGGCGCCGCGATCCGCCTGATTACCGACGGCGATGTGGCCGGTGTGATCCATTGCGCCGAGGCCGAGGAGACCGGCATCGACATGTATATGGGCCTTGGTGGCGCGCCTGAGGGCGTCTTGGCCGCCGCCGCGCTGAAGTGCATGGGCGGGCAGATGTGGGGCCGTCTTGTGTTCCGCAATGACGATGAAAAGGGCCGCGCGGCGAAAGCGGGGATCACGGATCTGAACCGGATCTATTCGCGCGATGACATGGTTACCGAGGACGTGATTTTCGCGGCCACGGGCGTCACCGATGGCTCCATCCTTTCGGGCATCAAGCGCGAGCCGGGGCATCTGACGACTGAAACGATCCTGATGCGCTCCAAAACCGGCTCTGTCCGGCGGATGAGCTACCGCAATCCGCGTAGCTGA
- a CDS encoding alkaline phosphatase D family protein: protein MVNRILGPLLILDHVAQGRMQLAAVFVAPPGQPVPPVRVAGTDVPAQPLLAYGSAQLWRARFAVPADAPSFYEWNGTRFDLASDLGGDLRLAFASCNGEEHGDMDRDEGERNVMWAKLAQEHRRTPFALLLHGGDQIYADEATQGHPMSEGWPDTIPSDPLPHDIDDLRDHLRERFMERYTAQLAQADYAWLVARVPSLAQWDDHDICDGWGSLPRSRTYSPVGQTLFEVAKEAALAFQHGTIAGDLPPRFADPEGYHLNWTIEAPGLRLMGPDLRSERTRRQVMDTGGWADVGAQAETAFAGRTFVVSTVPLLGPRLSILEALMVVTPKMQKYEDDLRDQWQSRAHRDSWRRMLRAMMQIQERDGQDVTILSGEIHLATRATMAVGRGQVLNQLVASGITHRPPPRLWARTLGALSRVGETPLPGHRIRIRRIPGQKLRYVADRNMLVLERRGADWTAIWHFEKSGPPAALPI from the coding sequence ATGGTTAACCGCATCCTCGGGCCCTTGCTGATCCTCGATCATGTCGCCCAGGGCCGGATGCAACTGGCGGCTGTTTTCGTGGCCCCTCCGGGGCAGCCCGTCCCTCCGGTCCGGGTGGCGGGCACTGACGTGCCCGCGCAGCCGCTTCTCGCCTACGGCTCGGCGCAGCTGTGGCGGGCGCGCTTCGCGGTGCCCGCTGATGCGCCTTCATTTTACGAATGGAACGGGACGCGGTTTGATCTGGCTTCCGATCTGGGAGGCGATCTGCGGCTGGCCTTTGCCTCTTGCAATGGCGAGGAACACGGCGACATGGACCGCGACGAAGGTGAGCGGAACGTGATGTGGGCCAAGTTGGCACAAGAACACCGCCGCACACCCTTTGCCCTGCTGTTGCACGGGGGCGACCAGATCTATGCCGACGAAGCGACCCAAGGCCACCCGATGTCCGAGGGCTGGCCCGACACGATCCCCAGCGACCCCCTCCCCCACGATATCGACGACCTGCGCGACCATCTGCGCGAACGGTTCATGGAACGCTATACCGCGCAACTGGCGCAAGCGGATTATGCTTGGCTGGTAGCCCGCGTGCCGTCGCTGGCGCAATGGGATGACCATGATATTTGCGACGGATGGGGGTCTTTGCCGCGGTCGCGGACGTATTCTCCGGTGGGGCAGACCTTGTTTGAGGTCGCGAAAGAGGCCGCATTGGCGTTCCAGCATGGCACGATAGCGGGCGATCTGCCGCCGCGATTTGCGGACCCGGAAGGGTATCACCTCAATTGGACCATCGAGGCGCCGGGGCTAAGGCTTATGGGGCCCGACCTGCGATCCGAGCGGACGCGTCGGCAGGTGATGGACACGGGCGGGTGGGCCGATGTGGGGGCGCAGGCCGAGACCGCGTTTGCGGGGCGCACGTTCGTCGTCTCCACGGTGCCGCTGTTGGGCCCGCGCCTGTCGATCCTGGAGGCGCTGATGGTCGTGACCCCTAAGATGCAGAAGTACGAAGACGATCTGCGCGACCAGTGGCAAAGCCGAGCGCACCGCGATAGCTGGCGGCGGATGCTGCGGGCGATGATGCAGATACAGGAACGCGACGGGCAGGATGTGACGATCCTTTCCGGCGAAATCCACCTTGCGACACGGGCCACAATGGCGGTGGGCAGGGGCCAAGTGCTGAACCAACTGGTGGCCTCGGGCATCACGCACCGCCCGCCGCCCCGACTGTGGGCTCGCACCCTTGGGGCCCTGTCGCGCGTGGGCGAAACGCCCCTTCCCGGCCACCGCATCCGCATCCGACGCATCCCCGGCCAGAAGCTGCGCTATGTGGCGGACCGCAATATGTTGGTGCTGGAACGGCGTGGCGCTGACTGGACGGCGATCTGGCATTTTGAAAAGAGTGGTCCCCCTGCTGCGCTGCCGATCTGA
- a CDS encoding homoserine dehydrogenase produces MTDTLRLGIAGLGTVGIGVVKIVQRQAALLEARTGKEIVISAVSARSRDKDRGANLSAYAWEDDPVALAKRDDVDVFLELMGGDDGPAKLATEAALAAGKDVVSANKALLAHHGQALAELAEEKGAALRYEAAVAGGIPVIKALTEGLAGNRITRVMGVMNGTCNYILTRMDEAGLSYQEAFDEADGLGYLEADPNLDVGGIDAGHKLALLSSIAFGTRVAFDDMRLEGIGAVSIDDIRRAGDLGYKIKLLGVAQMTGRGLEQRMTPCLVPATSPLGQLVGGTNMVVIEGDAVEQIVLRGPGAGEGPTASAVVGDICDIARGLRLPIFGQPAASLKTAQPANSESPARFYLRMELVDKPGALAKVATALGENGISIDRMRQYDHDGANAPVLIVTHKSARPDLDAALAALPTTGVLADTPVALRIEDV; encoded by the coding sequence ATGACCGACACTCTCAGACTTGGTATCGCAGGGCTCGGCACTGTCGGCATTGGCGTGGTGAAAATCGTGCAGCGCCAAGCGGCGTTGCTGGAAGCGCGGACTGGCAAAGAGATTGTCATTTCAGCCGTCTCCGCCCGCTCCCGCGATAAGGATCGCGGCGCAAACCTGTCGGCCTACGCGTGGGAAGATGACCCGGTGGCCTTGGCCAAACGCGACGATGTGGACGTGTTCCTAGAGCTGATGGGCGGCGACGATGGCCCGGCCAAGCTGGCAACCGAAGCGGCGCTGGCGGCTGGCAAGGACGTGGTTTCCGCCAACAAGGCGCTGTTGGCCCACCACGGACAGGCGCTGGCCGAACTGGCCGAAGAAAAGGGCGCGGCCCTGCGGTATGAGGCCGCTGTCGCGGGCGGCATTCCGGTGATCAAGGCCTTGACGGAAGGGCTTGCAGGCAACCGGATCACCCGTGTCATGGGGGTGATGAACGGCACCTGCAACTACATCCTGACCCGCATGGATGAGGCGGGTCTGTCCTACCAAGAGGCCTTTGATGAGGCCGATGGCTTGGGCTATCTGGAAGCTGACCCGAACCTCGACGTGGGCGGCATCGACGCGGGCCATAAACTCGCCCTGCTGTCGTCGATCGCCTTCGGCACACGCGTGGCCTTTGACGATATGCGCTTGGAAGGCATCGGTGCGGTCTCCATTGATGACATCCGCCGTGCGGGTGATTTGGGATATAAAATCAAACTCTTGGGCGTGGCCCAGATGACGGGGCGCGGGCTGGAACAGCGCATGACGCCCTGCCTTGTGCCCGCGACCTCGCCGCTGGGGCAGCTTGTAGGCGGCACCAATATGGTGGTGATCGAGGGCGACGCGGTGGAGCAGATCGTGCTGCGCGGCCCCGGCGCAGGCGAAGGCCCCACGGCGAGCGCTGTGGTCGGTGACATATGCGATATCGCCCGTGGATTGCGCTTGCCGATCTTTGGGCAACCGGCCGCCAGCTTGAAGACCGCGCAGCCTGCGAACTCCGAAAGCCCCGCCCGGTTCTACCTGCGCATGGAACTGGTCGATAAGCCCGGCGCCTTGGCGAAGGTGGCGACGGCGTTGGGGGAGAATGGCATCTCCATCGACCGGATGCGCCAATACGATCACGACGGCGCCAACGCGCCGGTCCTGATCGTGACCCACAAAAGCGCCCGCCCTGACCTGGACGCCGCCCTGGCCGCCCTGCCCACAACGGGCGTGCTTGCCGATACGCCTGTGGCGCTTCGGATCGAAGACGTCTGA